The sequence below is a genomic window from Macadamia integrifolia cultivar HAES 741 chromosome 1, SCU_Mint_v3, whole genome shotgun sequence.
ATTGATTTTATGGATGACTGAATATTATTTAtcatggctttttttttttttttttgggggggNNNNNNNNNNNNNNNNNNNNGGGGGGAAGAACTTTTATatgaattatttttcattttaatatttggATTTACATGTTAGCGATATATCAGTATATAATTTCTTGATTTAGTATGCAtgttaataatatttttaagaCATTGGTAATGTTTCATATTCTCGTTTTTTAGTGGGTGTTGGTGATgtttcatctttctctttttattttagtgtTTATAGGAATACAAATAGCAAAATACATGGGAGTcaaggtcaatcaaggttagcTCGGCCTTTATAGCTCGgcctttaaataaaaaaaattaagggctTTCATAATTAATCTGGATGAATCTGACCCATCAATCAGGGCTGGACTGATATCCCAGACCAACTTAGGGTTAGATTGGTTAAGATTCTTGCTCCCATGCCCCTTGTATGTTCACTGGTGGATATCCTTATGCACTCTTCCATTAGTTTAAACATTAACGCGTAATCCTTTATCGTTCTCttaccttttctttattttgcaaAATTAATATGATTCTAAAGCTATGAGGCATCCATGCATGATCAAACTTGTACGTTTTACTTTATGTGGGTGAGGACAAAATTAGAAGTGGAAATTATGAAGATTGTGGGATGGGTGAAAAGCAAAACTAAAGCAGTCACATGCCgaataagagaaagaaacacCAGCATTTTTATGTTGGtgtgaataaaaaaattgaagtggCAATTATAAAGGTTGTAGCTAGGGTGGATAAGGAGCATACTAAAGCAGCCACatgcccaaaaaataaaaaagcaaaggCCAACAGAAGCCCAATTGCATCAGTGAGAATCCAAAAGGATAAGTAGTTGAGGATTATTAAATTATTGAGCTTAATTGTGGAGCTTATCAGCTTAATTATGGATTTATCCGACCCTAGTTAGGCACCCTTTACCATACCAGTTTGACAAGAGTAGACCTGTATCTCAAACATGAACATGCATCGATGAAAATATATAAACAGTTTTTCTACAGAAAATGGGCAGTTGATTCAATCTGACGCAGCGATTGAGGTTTTTggtgggaaaattttgaaattcccTCATAAGCGGTGACATGGTGTCCATACAAGAGGGAGAGACGTAGGTGGAGCGTCAAAGCTATTGGCCAATGGTTACATGGTCTGCGTAGAGGGAATGGAGACGTGCTGGGAAAGGATATGGCCGTTGGACAGGTGTCATGCTTATAATAAAGGGCAATGTAGTGGGGGTAGTTATTTAATGGTGCTCGTATGGGACAGTTGCCTAACTAAAAGGAGATCCTATTTAAGGGAAGGAATTTCGGCAAAAAAGGGGATCAACATAACAGCACAAAACCCTTATTAACAATGCAATCCTTTATCCGTTTTGTTAACTTTCTAGTGttagacgattttttttttttttggctagagataaaattttttattaaaaaatagagaaaataaaaatacaactTAGTCAATATGATTTACCCCCATCTTcgacatggccatcagcaaagaAAACTAACATAAATGAAACAGAGGCCTCGAAGCAGCATCATGCGCAATCTCAAATCTGATATGCgaaggaaaaataatatttatctCCGAAGAACCCGATTTAGCAGCATCCTTGGAAAGGAAATCTACCACACCATTAGCTTCACGAAAGCAGTAAGGGACCTTCCAGTTTATTGAGTCTAGAAAACTCTTAACTGAAAACCAATCTTGAGCCGCAAACCATGGGATAGATTGATTTTGAATCACAACAAGTACCGCTGCCTAGTCAGATTCAATCCAAAGAGCATCCTTAGTCATAATTTAGGACTCTCTCATTTAGCATTTCATGTAACTCTTTTACATGTCTCCATTTTTGTGGACTCTTGTGCCTTGTACTCAAAATTTGTCTCAAGGAATAGATTGATTCTTCTGTTTCAGTCTTCTAACTTGTCTTATGAGCTTGATCTTGTCTTGTCTAAATTCCCTGGAGCGATCGGAGCAAGAGGGGACTCCAGATTCCAGTTGCTTGATTGAAATCAGATCACTTTGATTCCGATCGGGAAGGATTCTGGCACGCCTAAGAGAAAATCGATACAGTCAACAATGTCTTGAGGGATCAAGGGGAATTTCGCACCAACATCTTTTTTGCATGCCTAGTGGGACCCTCTCAAGCATGGTGGTCCAAATAAGAGGAAATTCCAGACACTCTTTGAGGAACGGAAAATTCCGAATTCTCCATAAGCCTCAAGCCCAAATCCAGAAGCAAAGATCCCGTCTTCCGGAGATCAGTTGGGTGTGGTGACTAACAATATAACTAAGCACTTGGCAATTGCCATGCAAGGAGTTTTTCGGTCTTTGGCCGAGAACATGCACCGGATGATAGCCCAATCAATGAGCACTAGAATTGATCGAATGTTTGAAAAGATGCTGAATCTCCTAACACCGCACATTCGGTCGACTAGCTAGGCCAATTCCAACATGGCCTCTTCAAGCAACCCTCTAGGTTTTGGAGAACAGAACAGAGACGCGAGGATTCCAGCTCAAGAGGGTAATGTTGGAATCAATCAAAACCAACATGCATAGGTAATGTACACCAACCATCCTTACCAACAAGGGTCATGGTATGCACCAGCTAACACAGCCGCTGCAGGGGAAAACAATGCCCTAGTGAATAGTTCATGGTATGCGCTGGCCAACATGGACGCAACGGGGGCAAATGCCATATCATTGGGTGGTCAAGCACACCCAACTAACCACCAAGGCCACATTGAGAAGAGGAATGGAGGAAATGGTAGCAGGACCACCATCCCTTGTCAAAACAAACCAGACCCCCGAGGGGCGGTGTGGAATGAGGTAACGGGGTTGACCATATGGAGAACGGTCAAAGGAATCCGATCCCACTCATGCCAGAGCCGCTTGTCGGTCAAGGGAACTCTATGCTAGTTGACCGTGATGAGGAATTAATTAGGATAATTCAGGAGCTTTCAGACCAATTACAAGGCCAATATACCAAAAATCTTATCCCGAGTATTTGGACTTGGTCGATGTTGGTAGAAACTTGAAGATACCAgagttttcttaattttctgaGGAGGATAACATgtcaactaggggtgtcaattcctaaatcgaatcGGTAAAACCGActggaccgaaccgataacaacatcgatcgaaccaaagccttattggttcggttcagtttcgagtattgcaaccccaaaaccaaatcgaatcgcaccgaaaaccggatgaatccgaaaccaaaccaaaaccggctcaaaacccagaccgaaaccgaaaccaaaccggtaagaaactgaaacactccaaaattcattaaaaaaatcaaaatttgcatagttttgtatacatttgtatggaaagtcgaatccaaactagaccaaaaaccaaaaccaacccggttataaatcgatttaagaaaccgaagacaaaccaaaatcaaactgcaccgaaaccgaaatcaaatcgaaatcgaaatttctttattagttcgatttcgatttcaactttctcacaccaaaaccgactcaatccaaatcaaaaccgagccagaccgagggattgacacccctactgtcAACCGTAGAGCATATTGCTCACTTCACCATCTAGTGTGGGACAGTAGGGGCAAGTGACGTTTTGAAGTTGAGGTTATTTCTCAGCTCGTTGACTGGCGGGGCATCACATGGTACACCAACTTGTCGGTCAATTCTATACAAAACTGGGGAGAGATGGAAGACAAGTTCCATCTACATTTCTATAGGACTGAACCTACTGTTTCGGTGTCCGACCCAGCAAGGATGCATCAAGGTGTCTAACTCTGATAACCAAACCTTGCCGGCTAAAGTAGGCTCTGTCGGAATGCCTGTGTTTGGCACTTGTGCTTCACCATCTCTATGCAACTTTCTTCCAGGTTTTCATGTATTCTTGTTCGTTCACAAATTACAAATCACGTCCTCTTTAATATCTAGGAATTTTTATAAGCAAAAGGAGTACCAAAATggataaattgaaaaaaaaaaaattgataattatCCGGATTGACTGTAACTCTGACTGAAAACCAatgaaatagaataattaatCCTCTCACTTCATATAAGTAAttcttttagattttatttcatTGGCGGTTAGTAGGATTTTAGCTAATTGAGATCAACCAAAGCAACAGTGGTAGTCAAATTTTATCCACCAAATTGTCTCTTGTGGATCAAATTTACCTGTTGCCTGAGTTGTGGCTGCAATCCCGTAGCAGTCCAAGAAATAGAATTTAAgagaatattttaaaaaataatataatttaataaaatcttTATAAACCCTAAGATAgagaattattccatttcttttgaCTGCGAATAAGGTTACAGCTAGTTCGCAGCTAAATTTTTTCCGTCTCTCCCGTCTCCCCACATGACAGGCGATTTCCAACTGTCATGATTCTAAACTTGACTTGTCATTTCTGGCCATGGAAAGTCGGACAACCCCACGAGACAATTGGATGTCATTCAAGACGTGGGACTATATGGACCCGCATCTGAACCAACTCTGGCAGAAAATAAACGTTCTATGCCCTCCCTTTACCTCTGCATGCCGAAGAGATGATTCATGACCAGAAGGAAAATTGATGGCTAAGAGCAGAATAGAATTCCTCAAACAATTAGCAGAACCTCGATCCATCCTGCGATATCTGCAACCATCAAGGCTACAGGACTGATCACAGGTTGGAGCTGAACCTGACCCTCCCGCAATATTTGGAACCTTCGAAACTGGACTGAATCTCTAGTTTCGATAAACTTAAGAACCCAAGGAGTCCCCATCTCCGATCTCAAGAGGTGTAGGTTTTAGCGGCGAGacaggggagaaagagaaggggcAACGTTGATGGAGAGAGTAGGTTGCAGCAATAGAAGATTGAACGGCTTAGATGAAAAGAATAGCGATCCGTCGGTCACTAAAGTGTTTGCGTGAAATGGGTGGGAGATTCCAATCTAACCTGTCGGCTCAGAAATTTTTTGCCGTAATGTGCCGGATATGTCTATATGTAACCATTTTCCTGGAGTATTAGGCCTTTCTGCAACCAATTTGTCACTGGTTTCTCAGTTTAAAAGTGATGTACCCCAACAATTTTCTTATTGCTTGGGCAATGCAAGTGATCCTTCTTCTAAAGGTAATGTGATCATTGGTCCATATGCAGAAACCAGTGGCCAAACTACTCCCTTCACATTTGATAACCATTATCATGTCAATCCAATCGAAATTGAAGTGGGATCTCAAAGTCTTAATCTTTCTCCAAAGCTATTTGGTCCTCCTGGGAATGTGATCTTAGATAGTGGCACCATATACACATTTTTACCACCAAAAGTATATAAGATGTTATATCTCAGACAATCAAAAGCTTCAAGGTTACACCGATACCACCTCCAAGACCAGGGATGTCATGCTACAGTGGAAatatcatagttagcaaattcggattcgggaatttttcgagcggagaattattcggaataattcggacgattaatttaaggattcggtcaaaaaagcggtcaaaaaatcttattgggttttttttttNNNNNNNNNNNNNNNNNNNNaaataatgtttaaatggaccaaataattcggtttaattcggattcggtccgaattattcgcgatttatattcattttggaaaaagttgcgaattttaaagaattttatttttaattcggattcggtccgaatttttgataaatttcgaaaaaattcggtttggccgaattattcggccgaattgataactatgggaAATATTGGCAGAGACTTGAATGGATTTCCAACTGTGACAATTCGTTTTCAAGGAGAAGCGCAGCTGGTTTTAGAGAGATGGAGTATTTTCATCAATGATGGGAAGGAAAGATTTTGCTTGGCTTTCGCTTCTATTGGTGGTTCCATTACGAGAagcattattattataaaaaataaaaaaaccctataTGTAAAGTCGACAATGATAAGTGATTATAATCATTCGTGGGAAAATTATCAGTAATTGTTATATCGGTGTAGTGAGTATCGAATGATTGAAAATCCCTTCGATGTATATCTAAATGCTTTCAATCATTTGATGCTTACAACATGTAGAGGATGTGGACTTGCATTTTCCTAGACATTATATTTAATTTCGACCATTGATCTTTATATAAATAATCTAAGTCATCAATTGCTTTTATGCCTCCGTTAGTGGTTTTACCTCTACACTCGGTTTTCATTTTATGACCTTTATATTTGATGAAAGGAACTTGGAACTCCTTGATTCTTGAAACCACAAGTTGGACCAGCAGCGcctattctctttctctttcgttttttctcttctctatttttttttcctctcttcttcatcctccaATGATGAAGGGACATCTCGAATTGGTTTCTTGTataaatggtttgattcaatGTAAGATTTTTtagataaaaccaaaatcaaaccctTTAATCAACGATTTCATATATTAAATGATTTCAGTTTAAACAATTTTCTTatatgttctaatattttttatcCAAGCTACTTCTTTAACTTTAAACAAGCTACTTCTTTAACTTCAAATTTCTTAATGAaatgaatttaaattttaacattaaatggaattttttattattatatgcgTTTTTTTTGTTAGCTGTTTGATGTAAACTTAATTTTTGTAtagaattatatataaaatgacttaaattattatatattaatCGATTTAACAACggttaaattttaaaaccaaaattaaactatagatttaattttaaattcaatATCAAACGATTTCAGTGTAAACAATTCAGTTCAATTTCAATAAACggattcgatttcaaattcacatcttaACCTCCGCAATACCAGCCCCCACCCCACGTAGCCCGgctattcaaattttaccccacCATAGCCACCGCATCCGCCTCCGCCATCACGAACACCACGACCACCTCCCGCCCCTTCTCCCTTATCCACCGCAGTCCTTCTCAACTCCCACTGTACTCACCTACTCACCTAACCAGATCAAAACAATGGCCCAGAGGACTCCAACCCCACTTAGTGCCTCGAACTCTTCGAAGACACAGCCGTTCGGTTAAGGACCGCTCTCATTTATTTAAAAGCTCAACGTTGGAACGATACAATGATCTGCCGACACTCTTGAGTGGATGATGTTGAACCACTAGAGTCTGTCAACAGATTCATCAAAATCCAAAGTAGCAAGCAATGATGACAATGACCTGCCGACACTCTTGAGTGGATGATGTTGAACCAGTTGTAGACTGTCAACAGGTTCATATAAATCTAAAGTGGCAAGTAATGATGACAATGACCTGCCGACACTCTTGGGTGGAGTGACGACGAACCAGTAGACTTTGTCAACAGATTCATCTAGATCTAAAGTAGCAAGTAATGATGACGGGACTGCGAGGGTGAGGTGGGGTTGGCATTTTGTTTTAATAAAAGGGTTCAAAAACTAATATGTAAATGCAGTGGGCAGGGTTGATGATGGAGACGAGGCTACCGCGTGTGGGTGGGGGTTGGGTTGGGATTGTAGAAGGTGATTCGTACTCATGGTGGAATAGAGAGGTGTTCGATCACAGGGTCAATGGCAAGGCAAGGCTGGGTTGGGTGGGGATGGCGGTAGCGGTGGCGGATACAGGGATCGGTTGGGTTTCAGAGGTGATACGAACTCATCATGGCGATGAAGTAGGTGGTGGAAGAAGAAACAGATGGGATGGTAAATCGAAACATCAAGTAATCggttattttaattttttttctgtacaatcaattttctctttatatGAGCCAACAGGTACAGTCATTTTCTTCAGACGACACGTGATTTCCTGTCATCTTTGACTCCCATTTTACTGTTATCGTGCTCTTTTCTGTAGGCTCTCCTCACTTGCTTCCAAAATGCCCTGAAATTATAGAGGAAGTGGCTTCTAAGTTGTGAAGTGAAAAGAGAAAAGCTGAATAGAGATGGTGAAGCTCGTGGGTTCCTACACAATCATTCCAGCACAGCCAACTCCGGCCGGCAAGCTTTGTTTATCAGAGTTAGACCAAGTTAAGCCTTTTACTCATGCACCGATCATCTACTTTTACCGCCCCTCAAATAACTCCATCATCCTCTCCTCTGCAATGGACACCATGAGAGACTCTTTGAGTAAAGTTCTAGTGCAGTTTTACCCATTAGCAGGTAGGCTTCAATGGATCGAAGGAAGAAGGCTTGAACTAGATTGCAACTCCATGGGAGCTCAGCTCTTTGAAGCGGAGTCCGACGCCGAAATCTCCGACTTTGGAGACTTCACTCCAACCCCGAAGATGGAAGATCTCATCCCTCCCATCGATTACACCCTCCCCATTAACGAACTCCCTATCTTTCTAGTGCAACTCACCCGATTCAGTTGTGGTGGAATCAGTGTCTGTGCCGCTATTTCTCACTCTGTTATTGATGGCTTCTCGTCCATGCAATTGATGAATACGTGGGCGAAAGTATCCCGTGGAGGAGACCTGGACACACCACCACCGTTAATAGACTCACGTTTATTACGCAGGAGTGAACACTACCCGGCCGCCCCACGGTTCAAACACCCTGAGTTTAGTCCGCCACCGGTTTTAATTGATCGGACCGATGACAGAGAGGAGAGAATGAAGGAAACCACAGTGATCATGTTCGAGTTGACGAGAGATCAAGTGGAGAAGCTCAAGAAGAAAGCTAATGAGACCCTTACTGGTCGGCCCTGTAGTAGAAACGAAGCCATTGCTGCTCACATCTGGAGGTGTGCATCCAAAGCCCGTCAGCTGAAGTATGAGCAGCCGACAATGATGCGCATAGCCGTCAATAGCCGGAAACGGCTTCGTCCTCCGCTCCCAGATAATTACTTTGGAAACGGTCACTTACATACATATGCGACGAGCCTGGCGGGTGAATTGATGGAGAAGCCATTAGGGTTTGCTGCAAGTAGGATCAGAGAGGCAGTGGAGAGGATGACTGATGAGTATTTTAAGTCTGCCATTAATTTCTTGAGAAGACAAGAAGATTTGGGAGCTTTCAGGACTGGGTTCCACCGCGATGCGGTCGGGCGTAAACAAGGGGACTTCCTTGGGAACCCCAATCTTGCTATTACTAGCTGGTTAGGGCTGCCCATCCATGGCGCGGATTTTGGATGGGGAAAGCCCATTTACATGGGACCGGGGAAGTTAGGGTTTGATGGGAGGTCTTTTATCATACCAGGACCTAATGACGATGGATCTATCATTATTCCATTACGTATGATTCCTGCACACATGGAGGGTTTCACGAAGTTTTTCTATGATGATATTGTTAGCAATTATGAATCGAAACTTTAATGGGCATCAAATACATTACACCTCATTACACCTCTATTGGTGTAttgtatttagaatttgataTCTTCTTATTAAGGGAAAAATTGTCTAACCTCTCTTTGTTTTGTCAAATATTAGACAATTATTGCTTATTATGTTGGGATTAAAAGGTCATTCCACTTGAAGTACGTGCTAggggaaaaagtaaaaaatccgAACTTTAATCCTGCCTCTAGTGCATTAATGTAATTCAAAACTATTAGACAATAGATACCAGAAAAGTGGCAATTACCATGGCAATTACCAGAGCAACTTGTCGTAACTTGAAGGAATTGTCtgggatttttggatttttgggctCCCGGCAGGAGTCTCTTGTGTCTTCTTTCTTTGGAAGAGTAAGGATAGCATTAACTTTCTTCATTCTTTGAGTTGAGTCAAGGTTCGTCTTCCCAAAAACGAGGGAAGTCTGGGTCTTCATAAAATTAAAGATGCCAATGTTGTTGGTATTATTAAACTTATCTTATCTGAAAAGTGGTTTTAAAAACAGGAGACCATTTCGGTGGATTGGATTTAATCTAGATACCTCAAAACTAATTCTATTCGGGTTACCACGTACTCTGTGAATGTCTCTTGGGCGTGGAGGAAAATTCTGAAATATCCCTACTTTGTCTCTGATCATATCAAATCTTCCATTTGATGATGATTCTAATACTTATCTTTGGCTTGATAATTGGTACTCTGATAGATATCTAATTACTAAATATTGCAATAGAATTAGATATGATATGGGATCAGATAGGTTGGCTAAGGTGTCTTCCATTCTTCGAGATGGTGTTTGGTACCCTAGCCTTGGTACTTCAAATACTCTAATTGAAATGTGGAACAAGTTATCAAGTATTCGGTTGAGACCTAAAGGTAGTGGCAACATGATCCTCTGGATAGATAATTCCTCTTGCAGTTTTACCTTAACTTTTGCTTGGAATCTGGTTCGTTCTATTGCTTAAGTTGTCCCATGGTATAAAATAGTTTGGTTCTCCTTGGCTATTCCAAGGCATTCTTTCACAATATAGAGAGCTATGACCAATTGTCTTCCTACTCAAGACTTTTTTATGCATAGAAAATATTTCTATTCCTAATTATTACCTATGTTGGAATTCCTTTGAAAGCTTTGAGCACTTGTTTTCGAATATCCTTTCTAAGTCGGTTTGGGGAGGCATTCTTCGAAAGCTTTAGTCGAGTCCAAGAATTATTCTTcgatttaaaagaaaatgtaaTTGGATTTTAAACGCCTTCAACagtaaaaatagtaaaaatctGTGTGATTATCTTAGTAAGTTGGCTCTTAGTACAACATTATAACATATTTGGTGGAAAATgaacaaaagaagatggactACCACTTCACGTACTCTAGAGCAGATGTGGGATGATATTACTTTTGATGTGAGGGATAAAATTCTTCACAATTACGATGTTTGCCctaatacaaatagaaataggTTCTTGGCACCTTCTTGGGACCTACTGCTCTTCTCTTCACCCCCCTTAGTTTGATTgtatcttcttttctcttcgtCTGTGTTCCCCTCCCCTATTTTCTTGTATCattctctttattttgtttgtttttccccttttttaattGTATCCTCCCTTCATTTGCttgtttctcccccccccctctggtTTGTCCCCACTCTTAGGGGTTGcgacctttttctttttggacttGATAGGGCTTTCTCCCTAATCTAGCCAGTTTGGCTTTGgctgttgtttttgttttttgtttcactttcctggttatatatatatatatatatacatttttagttcgtgttgattatAGCGCaactaaatatgttttacaaaatgatgtttcaaatcttgcatcaaaacaaatttttgcccgatgacaagctttattatcaatttttgaatttcaaatagaatatattaaaagataatcaaattctgtccctgactttcttacccgtgaattcctacagggccagattccacaaatcaaccttatcaggatggctccccctaaggagtccacctcctcaaacTCCCTTATCAAAGCCAAATCCAGTTATGGTGCCTCTGTAGCACCATTAAACCAAATAGTCACTAGGAGCCAGTCCTAGTTGGCCTTCTCAAATAAACCCTACTCTCATACTGTAGTTCTATCCTCTACAGCAGGTCCCTTCCAAACCACAAACAGGCCAAGCTCCAGCCTACAAACAGCACAAGTCAAACCTCTCCACAATTCTCAAGGTCCCATATAcaaaagccaataccatgaAAAACCATACAAAGAAGACCTCTTTACTATTGAGGAACCCCTC
It includes:
- the LOC122085256 gene encoding spermidine hydroxycinnamoyl transferase-like, with protein sequence MVKLVGSYTIIPAQPTPAGKLCLSELDQVKPFTHAPIIYFYRPSNNSIILSSAMDTMRDSLSKVLVQFYPLAGRLQWIEGRRLELDCNSMGAQLFEAESDAEISDFGDFTPTPKMEDLIPPIDYTLPINELPIFLVQLTRFSCGGISVCAAISHSVIDGFSSMQLMNTWAKVSRGGDLDTPPPLIDSRLLRRSEHYPAAPRFKHPEFSPPPVLIDRTDDREERMKETTVIMFELTRDQVEKLKKKANETLTGRPCSRNEAIAAHIWRCASKARQLKYEQPTMMRIAVNSRKRLRPPLPDNYFGNGHLHTYATSLAGELMEKPLGFAASRIREAVERMTDEYFKSAINFLRRQEDLGAFRTGFHRDAVGRKQGDFLGNPNLAITSWLGLPIHGADFGWGKPIYMGPGKLGFDGRSFIIPGPNDDGSIIIPLRMIPAHMEGFTKFFYDDIVSNYESKL